In Massilia forsythiae, one DNA window encodes the following:
- a CDS encoding acyltransferase family protein: MMSYQTTPIAAAPDVAHHEPRAPGIDLLRALAIVTVMLYHLGSHGVALPAWVEHGWMGVDLFFVLSGYLIGWQVLRTVAQGGAPRWGRFLLDRALRILPAYYAVLILYVLLGQGREGGNLQPLWKFVTFMLNLAPDWEHGTAYSHAWSLCVEEHFYWLFPLAVWLLAGRARKRASGRLVGALALAIVAGGMLLRGALWQWRVAPHLAGGDTAAAIGAYVVSLYDPTYARLDGLLLGVMLASVRAFRPAWWTRLLRHPRRLLAAGFLVLFCCMRIDALGPIGALVLFPLVALGCACLLAGALSPATRIGRRQLPGVRTLALLAFSLYLTHKQVYAWLDEWLPQALRAAPLAALPVYALVSLAAAALLYLAVERPELRLRVRMSIKTSARGSGSATPP, from the coding sequence ATGATGTCGTACCAAACCACGCCGATCGCCGCCGCGCCGGACGTCGCCCACCACGAACCGCGCGCGCCGGGCATCGACCTGCTGCGCGCGCTGGCCATCGTCACGGTGATGCTGTACCACCTCGGCAGCCACGGCGTCGCCTTGCCGGCCTGGGTCGAGCACGGCTGGATGGGCGTGGACCTGTTCTTCGTGCTCAGCGGCTACCTGATCGGCTGGCAGGTGCTGCGCACGGTGGCGCAGGGCGGCGCGCCGCGCTGGGGCCGCTTCCTGCTCGACCGTGCGCTGCGCATCCTGCCGGCCTACTACGCGGTGCTGATCCTGTACGTGCTGCTGGGCCAGGGGCGCGAAGGCGGAAACCTGCAGCCGCTGTGGAAATTCGTCACCTTCATGCTCAACCTGGCGCCCGACTGGGAGCACGGCACCGCCTATTCGCACGCGTGGTCGCTGTGCGTCGAGGAGCATTTCTACTGGCTGTTTCCGCTGGCGGTGTGGTTGCTGGCGGGGCGGGCGCGCAAGCGGGCGAGCGGACGCCTGGTCGGCGCCCTGGCGCTCGCCATCGTGGCGGGCGGCATGCTGCTGCGGGGGGCGCTGTGGCAATGGCGGGTGGCGCCGCACCTCGCCGGCGGCGATACCGCCGCCGCCATCGGCGCGTATGTCGTGTCGCTCTACGATCCGACCTATGCGCGCCTGGACGGTTTGCTGCTGGGCGTGATGCTGGCGAGCGTACGCGCTTTCCGGCCGGCGTGGTGGACGCGCCTGCTGCGCCATCCGCGCCGTCTGCTGGCGGCCGGCTTCCTTGTCCTGTTCTGTTGCATGCGCATCGACGCGCTCGGCCCGATCGGCGCCCTGGTCCTGTTTCCGCTGGTGGCGCTCGGCTGCGCCTGCCTGCTGGCCGGCGCGCTCAGCCCGGCGACCCGGATCGGGCGGCGCCAGCTGCCGGGCGTGCGCACGCTGGCGCTGCTGGCCTTCAGCCTGTACCTGACGCACAAGCAGGTATATGCCTGGCTGGACGAATGGCTGCCGCAGGCGTTGCGCGCGGCGCCGCTGGCCGCCTTGCCGGTGTATGCGCTGGTGTCGCTGGCGGCCGCCGCGCTGCTGTACCTGGCGGTCGAACGGCCGGAGCTGCGCCTGCGCGTCAGGATGAGTATCAAGACAAGCGCGCGTGGTTCAGGATCAGCCACGCCACCGTGA
- the cphA gene encoding cyanophycin synthetase, whose product MEVSRVRALRGPNLWSHHTSVEAIVACTPEEESIGALPGFEARLGALFPEIWPLQPTGHDDTIPLAQVLAVAALALQAQAGCPVTFSRSTATLERGIYQVVVEYSEEDVGRLALELAEQLCSAARNDQPFDLEGALARLRDLDEDVRLGPSTGSIVHAAVARNIPFRRLTEGSLVQFGWGSRQRRIQAAEIDATGAIAESIAQDKELTKKLLDAAGVPVPLGRVVTDPDDAWAAAQEIGLPVVIKPKDGNQGKGVTVNVTTYEQLAGGFHAASEFRDDIMVEKYLPGHDYRLLVIGNKLVAAARRDPPHVVGDGVHSVRQLVDTVNLDPRRGSGHATSLTKIRFDDIALASLAKQGYDAESVPPKGQRVTLRNNANLSTGGSATDVTDDVHPEVAARAVAAAHMVGLDICGVDLVCDSVLKPIEEQHGGIVEVNAAPGLRMHISPSFGKGRAVGEAIMDTLYAPGDDGRIPVVAVTGTNGKTTTVRLIAHLLAASGLRTGMTNTDGVYIGHRRIDSGDCSGPRSARSVLMHPDVDAAVFETARGGLLREGLAFDRCQVAVVTNIGAGDHLGLNYITTLEDLAVLKRVIVQNVADGGMAVLNAADPVVAAMADNTRGDVTYFAQDASLPLMQQHRAQGRRIVYAEKGQLVAAQGKFEERIDFADVPITRGGVVGFQVENVLASVAAAWAVGIAWDTVRAGLRTFVGESDNAPGRFNVFDYRGATVIADYGHNPDAISALVDAVQGMPARRRSVVISGAGDRRDQDIREQTVILGKAFDDVLLYEDQCQRGRAEGEVVALLRQGLDGAPRTTHVEEIKGEFVAIDRALARLQPGDLSLILIDQVDEALAHIAGRVAEA is encoded by the coding sequence ATGGAAGTATCTCGCGTACGGGCCCTGCGCGGCCCCAACCTCTGGAGCCACCACACCTCGGTGGAGGCGATCGTCGCCTGCACCCCGGAAGAAGAATCGATCGGCGCGCTGCCCGGCTTCGAGGCGCGCCTGGGCGCGCTATTCCCGGAAATCTGGCCGCTGCAGCCGACCGGCCACGACGACACCATCCCGCTGGCGCAGGTGCTGGCGGTGGCGGCCCTCGCCCTGCAGGCGCAGGCCGGCTGCCCGGTCACCTTCAGCCGCAGCACCGCCACGCTGGAGCGCGGCATCTACCAGGTGGTGGTCGAGTACAGCGAGGAAGACGTGGGCCGGCTGGCGCTGGAACTGGCCGAGCAGCTGTGCAGCGCCGCCCGCAACGACCAGCCGTTCGACCTGGAAGGCGCGCTGGCGCGCCTGCGCGACCTGGACGAGGACGTGCGCCTGGGCCCGTCCACCGGCTCGATCGTGCACGCCGCGGTGGCGCGCAACATCCCGTTCCGCCGCCTGACCGAGGGCAGCCTGGTGCAGTTCGGCTGGGGTAGCCGCCAGCGCCGCATCCAGGCCGCCGAGATCGACGCCACCGGCGCCATCGCCGAATCGATCGCCCAGGACAAGGAATTGACCAAGAAGCTGCTGGACGCCGCCGGCGTGCCGGTGCCGCTGGGCCGCGTGGTGACCGACCCCGACGATGCCTGGGCCGCGGCACAGGAGATCGGCCTGCCGGTGGTGATCAAGCCGAAGGACGGCAACCAGGGCAAGGGCGTGACCGTCAACGTCACCACCTACGAGCAGCTGGCGGGCGGCTTCCATGCCGCCTCCGAATTCCGCGACGACATCATGGTCGAAAAATACCTGCCCGGCCACGACTACCGCCTGCTGGTGATCGGCAACAAGCTGGTGGCCGCCGCCCGCCGCGATCCGCCGCACGTGGTCGGCGACGGCGTGCACAGCGTGCGCCAGCTGGTCGACACCGTCAACCTCGACCCGCGCCGGGGCAGCGGCCACGCGACCTCGCTGACCAAGATCCGCTTCGACGACATCGCCCTGGCCAGCCTGGCCAAGCAGGGCTACGACGCCGAATCGGTGCCGCCGAAAGGCCAGCGCGTCACGCTGCGCAACAACGCCAACCTGTCCACCGGCGGCTCGGCCACCGACGTCACCGACGACGTGCACCCGGAAGTGGCGGCGCGCGCGGTGGCGGCGGCGCACATGGTCGGCCTGGACATCTGCGGCGTCGACCTGGTGTGCGACAGCGTGCTGAAACCGATCGAGGAACAGCATGGCGGCATCGTCGAGGTGAACGCCGCGCCCGGCCTGCGCATGCACATCTCGCCCTCGTTCGGCAAGGGCCGTGCGGTCGGCGAAGCCATCATGGACACGCTGTACGCGCCCGGCGACGACGGCCGCATCCCGGTGGTGGCCGTCACCGGCACCAACGGCAAGACCACCACGGTGCGCCTGATCGCGCACCTGCTGGCCGCCTCCGGCCTGCGCACCGGCATGACCAACACCGACGGCGTGTACATCGGCCACCGGCGCATCGACAGCGGCGACTGCAGCGGCCCGCGCAGCGCGCGCAGCGTGCTGATGCACCCGGACGTCGACGCCGCCGTGTTCGAGACCGCGCGCGGCGGCCTGCTGCGCGAAGGCCTGGCCTTCGACCGCTGCCAGGTGGCGGTGGTGACCAACATCGGCGCCGGCGACCACCTCGGCCTGAACTACATCACCACGCTGGAAGACCTGGCGGTACTGAAACGCGTGATCGTGCAGAACGTCGCCGACGGCGGCATGGCGGTGCTGAACGCGGCCGATCCGGTGGTGGCGGCGATGGCCGACAACACCCGCGGCGACGTCACCTACTTTGCCCAGGATGCCTCGCTGCCGCTGATGCAGCAGCACCGCGCCCAGGGCCGCCGCATCGTCTACGCCGAAAAAGGGCAGCTGGTGGCGGCGCAGGGCAAGTTCGAGGAACGCATCGATTTCGCGGACGTGCCGATCACGCGCGGCGGTGTGGTCGGCTTCCAGGTCGAGAACGTGCTGGCCTCGGTGGCCGCCGCCTGGGCGGTCGGCATCGCCTGGGACACGGTCCGCGCCGGCCTGCGCACTTTTGTGGGCGAGAGCGACAACGCGCCCGGCCGCTTCAACGTGTTCGACTATCGTGGCGCGACCGTGATCGCCGACTACGGCCACAACCCGGACGCCATCAGCGCCCTGGTCGACGCCGTGCAGGGCATGCCGGCGCGGCGCCGCTCGGTGGTGATCAGCGGCGCCGGCGACCGCCGCGACCAGGACATCCGCGAACAGACCGTCATCCTGGGCAAGGCCTTCGACGACGTGCTGCTGTACGAAGACCAGTGCCAGCGCGGCCGCGCCGAAGGCGAAGTCGTGGCACTGCTGCGCCAGGGCCTGGACGGCGCCCCGCGCACGACCCACGTCGAGGAAATCAAGGGCGAATTCGTCGCCATCGACCGCGCCCTGGCGCGCCTGCAGCCCGGGGACCTGTCGCTGATCCTGATCGACCAGGTCGACGAAGCGCTGGCGCACATCGCCGGGCGGGTGGCCGAGGCCTGA
- a CDS encoding cyanophycin synthetase has protein sequence MTNKKDIDILRVTHLRGPNIWTYRPVIEAWLDLGELEECPSNTLAGLYERLTGWLPGLVEHRCGVGERGGFLERLRDGTWCGHILEHVVLELQNLAGMKTGFGKTRSTADDGIYKMAFRTRDEVVGRAALKAGHALLMAAINDTAFDLPATVFELTELVDRFCLGPSTNSIVDAATERRIPAIRLTDGNLVQLGHGAAQRRIWTAETDRTSAIAESIASDKDLTKSLLASCGVPVPEGSLVRSAAAAWDEAQDIGLPVVVKPVDANHGRGVSLNLMTEADVHAAYAIASEEGESSAVLVERFVPGSEHRLLVVGQKVVAAARGESLWVSGDGISTIVQLCDSQINVDPRRGEAEEFPLSPVLPAESEENQLQLKRQGMTPQSIPAAGQKVLIQLNGNVADDVTDLVHPDVAYMAALAARIVGLDIAGIDLVCEDIGRPLLDQRGAIIEVNASPGLLAHIKPASGEARPVGAAIVEHLFADGESGRIPLVGVTGTTDAALAARLVGSVLHLAGKHVGVANREGLFLDRRQVDARDGTRFEAGQRLLINRTVQAAVFESNARTILESGLPYDRCRVGIVTDMGSIADVEHLYIRDRDALANVVRSQVDVVLSDGAAVLNAADPDVVELAGFSDGEVLFYAADETDATLRARRDAGHRVAFLRQRRIVLAQGAAESTLLALDKVSAQVADQPLAALAAAAAAWALDVPHDLICAGLRTFGAPVGAKAHAHA, from the coding sequence ATGACGAACAAGAAAGACATCGACATTCTTCGCGTAACCCACCTGCGTGGGCCGAACATCTGGACCTACCGCCCTGTCATCGAAGCATGGCTCGACCTCGGCGAACTCGAAGAATGCCCCTCGAACACCCTGGCCGGCCTGTATGAACGCCTGACCGGCTGGCTGCCCGGCCTGGTCGAGCACCGCTGCGGCGTCGGCGAACGCGGCGGCTTCCTGGAGCGCCTGCGCGACGGCACCTGGTGCGGCCATATCCTGGAACACGTGGTGCTGGAGCTGCAGAACCTGGCCGGCATGAAGACCGGCTTCGGCAAGACCCGCTCCACGGCCGACGACGGCATCTACAAGATGGCCTTCCGCACCCGCGACGAGGTGGTCGGACGCGCCGCCCTCAAGGCCGGCCACGCCCTCTTGATGGCCGCCATCAACGACACCGCGTTCGACCTGCCCGCTACCGTGTTCGAACTGACCGAACTGGTCGACCGCTTCTGCCTCGGCCCGTCCACCAACAGCATCGTCGATGCCGCCACCGAGCGCCGCATCCCGGCGATCCGCCTGACCGACGGCAACCTGGTGCAGCTCGGCCACGGCGCCGCCCAGCGCCGCATCTGGACCGCCGAGACCGACCGCACCAGTGCCATCGCCGAGAGCATCGCCAGCGACAAGGACCTGACCAAGAGCCTGCTGGCCTCGTGCGGCGTGCCGGTGCCGGAAGGCAGCCTGGTGCGTAGCGCCGCCGCCGCCTGGGACGAAGCGCAGGACATCGGCCTGCCGGTGGTGGTCAAGCCGGTCGACGCCAACCACGGCCGCGGCGTCTCGCTCAACCTGATGACGGAAGCCGACGTGCATGCCGCCTATGCCATCGCGTCCGAGGAAGGCGAATCGAGCGCGGTGCTGGTCGAGCGCTTCGTGCCCGGCAGCGAGCACCGCCTGCTGGTGGTCGGCCAGAAGGTGGTGGCGGCGGCGCGCGGCGAATCGCTGTGGGTCAGCGGCGACGGGATTTCCACCATCGTGCAGCTGTGCGACAGCCAGATCAACGTCGACCCGCGCCGCGGTGAGGCCGAGGAATTTCCATTGAGCCCGGTGCTGCCGGCCGAAAGCGAGGAAAACCAGCTGCAACTGAAGCGCCAGGGCATGACGCCGCAGTCCATCCCGGCGGCCGGCCAGAAGGTGCTGATCCAGCTGAACGGCAACGTCGCCGACGACGTCACCGACCTGGTGCACCCGGACGTGGCCTACATGGCGGCGCTGGCGGCGCGCATCGTCGGCCTGGACATCGCCGGCATCGACCTGGTGTGCGAGGACATCGGCCGTCCGCTGCTTGACCAGCGCGGCGCCATCATCGAAGTCAACGCCAGCCCGGGCCTGCTGGCCCACATCAAGCCGGCCAGCGGCGAGGCGCGCCCGGTCGGCGCGGCCATCGTCGAGCACCTGTTCGCCGACGGCGAGAGCGGCCGCATCCCGCTGGTGGGCGTGACCGGCACCACGGACGCGGCGCTGGCCGCGCGCCTGGTCGGCAGCGTGCTGCACCTGGCCGGCAAGCATGTCGGCGTGGCCAACCGCGAGGGCCTGTTCCTCGACCGGCGCCAGGTCGACGCGCGCGACGGCACCCGCTTCGAGGCCGGCCAGCGCCTGCTGATCAACCGCACCGTGCAGGCCGCCGTGTTCGAATCGAACGCGCGCACCATCCTGGAATCCGGCCTGCCCTACGACCGCTGCCGGGTCGGCATCGTCACCGACATGGGCAGCATTGCCGACGTGGAGCACCTGTACATCCGCGACCGGGACGCGCTGGCCAACGTGGTGCGCAGCCAGGTCGACGTGGTGCTGTCCGACGGCGCCGCGGTCCTCAACGCGGCCGATCCGGACGTGGTCGAGCTGGCCGGGTTCAGCGACGGCGAGGTGCTGTTCTACGCCGCCGACGAAACGGACGCCACGCTGCGCGCGCGGCGCGACGCCGGCCACCGCGTGGCCTTTTTGCGCCAGCGCCGCATCGTGCTGGCCCAGGGCGCCGCCGAATCGACGCTGCTGGCGCTGGACAAGGTGAGCGCGCAGGTGGCCGACCAGCCGCTGGCGGCGCTGGCCGCGGCGGCTGCCGCCTGGGCGCTGGACGTGCCGCACGACCTGATCTGCGCCGGCTTGCGCACCTTCGGCGCGCCGGTGGGCGCCAAGGCCCACGCCCACGCTTAA
- a CDS encoding cyanophycin metabolism-associated ABC transporter encodes MTTQQLVPSVPLAVAASFLPEQWQADVEKKLAPGENVLTSVEVDLDAKLRFTKGILVVTSRRLLARAPGETAWRDWPYRAGLALRHHDHAGVGHLELVDADGLLGAWRFTLGQNLQAIRVVDAFTDQVESHVSGRAAGAPEQHACPSCKAPLDADQEECVICTKVLHTPPSTWTLLRLWRFARPYKGQLLLGFLLMLASTGAHLIPPYLTMPLMDNVLIPYQNGHQIDNSLVYKYMGGLFASAILAWALGWGRTYVLALVSERMGADMRSETYEHLLRLSLEFFGGKRTGDLMSRIGSGSDRICVFLSLHLLDFLSDVLMIIMTGAILFSINAKLALITLVPLPFIAWMIHVVRDRLRTGFEKIDRVWGEVTNVLADTIPGIRVVKAFAQEQREAARFREANKHNLAVNDKLNRVWSLFSPTVSLLTELGLLIIWCFGIWQVSHSEITVGVLSAFIAYSGRFYVRLDSMSRIVSVTQKSASAAKRIFDILDHVSSVPDPVNPARIDKVEGSIELREVGFRYGNRAVNRGISLKIRAGEMVGLVGHSGSGKSTLVNLICRFYDVAEGAILLDGRDIRSFAVADYRRHIGLVLQEPFLFFGTIAENIAYGKPDATREQIIAAARAAHAHEFILRLPQGYDSMVGERGQGLSGGERQRISIARALLIDPPILILDEATSSVDSETEKEIQKALDNLVQGRTTIAIAHRLSTLHRADRLVVLDRGVVVEEGSHDELMAREGAYHRLYEAQARNVDQDPDDGNA; translated from the coding sequence ATGACCACTCAACAACTCGTTCCCTCCGTGCCGCTGGCGGTCGCCGCCAGTTTCCTGCCCGAGCAGTGGCAGGCCGACGTCGAGAAAAAGCTTGCGCCAGGGGAAAACGTTTTGACCAGCGTCGAGGTTGACCTCGATGCGAAATTACGTTTCACGAAGGGCATCCTGGTGGTGACCAGCCGTCGCCTGCTGGCGCGCGCGCCCGGCGAAACAGCCTGGCGCGACTGGCCGTACCGCGCCGGCCTGGCGCTGCGCCACCACGACCACGCCGGCGTCGGCCACCTGGAACTGGTCGATGCCGACGGCCTGCTGGGCGCCTGGCGCTTCACGCTCGGCCAGAATCTGCAGGCGATCCGCGTGGTCGACGCCTTTACGGACCAGGTCGAGAGCCACGTCTCCGGCCGCGCCGCCGGCGCGCCCGAGCAGCACGCCTGCCCGAGCTGCAAGGCGCCGCTGGACGCCGACCAGGAAGAGTGCGTCATCTGCACCAAGGTGCTGCACACGCCGCCGTCTACCTGGACCCTGCTGCGCCTGTGGCGCTTCGCCCGGCCGTACAAGGGGCAGCTGCTGCTGGGCTTCCTGCTGATGCTGGCCAGCACCGGCGCGCACCTGATCCCGCCGTACCTGACCATGCCGCTGATGGACAATGTCCTGATCCCGTACCAGAACGGCCACCAGATCGACAATTCCCTGGTCTACAAGTACATGGGCGGGCTGTTCGCCTCGGCCATCCTGGCCTGGGCGCTGGGCTGGGGCCGCACCTACGTGCTGGCGCTGGTGTCGGAACGGATGGGTGCGGACATGCGCTCGGAAACCTACGAACATTTGCTGCGCCTGTCGCTGGAATTTTTCGGCGGCAAGCGCACCGGCGACCTGATGAGCCGCATCGGCAGCGGCTCGGACCGCATCTGCGTGTTCCTGTCGCTGCACCTGCTGGACTTCCTGTCCGACGTGCTCATGATCATCATGACCGGCGCCATCCTGTTTTCGATCAATGCCAAGCTGGCCCTGATCACGCTGGTGCCGCTGCCCTTCATCGCCTGGATGATCCACGTGGTGCGCGACCGGCTGCGCACCGGCTTCGAGAAGATCGACCGCGTCTGGGGCGAGGTCACCAACGTGCTGGCCGACACCATCCCCGGCATCCGCGTGGTGAAAGCCTTCGCCCAGGAACAGCGCGAGGCGGCGCGCTTCCGCGAAGCCAACAAGCACAACCTGGCCGTCAACGACAAGCTGAACAGGGTGTGGTCGCTGTTCTCGCCGACGGTGTCGCTGCTGACCGAACTGGGCCTGCTCATCATCTGGTGCTTCGGCATCTGGCAGGTCAGCCACAGCGAGATCACGGTGGGCGTGCTGTCCGCCTTCATCGCCTACAGCGGCCGCTTCTATGTGCGCCTCGACTCCATGAGCCGCATCGTCTCGGTGACGCAGAAGTCGGCCTCGGCCGCCAAGCGCATCTTCGACATCCTCGACCACGTGTCGAGCGTGCCGGACCCGGTCAATCCGGCCAGGATCGACAAGGTCGAGGGCAGCATCGAGCTGCGCGAAGTCGGTTTCCGCTACGGCAACCGGGCGGTCAACCGCGGCATCTCGCTGAAGATCCGGGCCGGCGAGATGGTCGGCCTGGTCGGCCATTCCGGTTCCGGCAAGAGCACGCTGGTCAACCTGATCTGCCGCTTCTACGACGTGGCCGAGGGCGCCATCCTGCTGGACGGGCGCGACATCCGCTCGTTCGCGGTGGCCGACTACCGCCGCCACATCGGCCTGGTGCTGCAGGAACCCTTCCTGTTCTTCGGCACCATCGCCGAGAACATCGCCTACGGCAAGCCGGACGCCACCCGCGAGCAGATCATCGCCGCGGCGCGCGCCGCCCACGCCCACGAATTCATCCTGCGCCTGCCACAGGGCTACGATTCGATGGTGGGCGAGCGCGGCCAGGGCCTGTCCGGCGGCGAGCGCCAGCGCATCTCGATCGCGCGCGCACTGCTGATCGACCCGCCGATCCTGATCCTGGACGAGGCGACCTCGTCGGTGGACTCGGAGACCGAAAAGGAAATCCAGAAGGCACTCGACAACCTGGTGCAGGGTCGCACCACCATCGCCATCGCGCACCGCCTGTCGACGCTGCACCGCGCCGACCGCCTGGTGGTGCTGGACCGCGGCGTGGTGGTGGAAGAGGGCAGCCACGACGAACTGATGGCGCGCGAGGGCGCCTACCACCGCCTGTACGAGGCGCAGGCGAGGAACGTGGACCAGGACCCGGACGACGGCAATGCGTGA
- a CDS encoding cyanophycin metabolism-associated DUF1854 family protein codes for MTMFQPVVQAAFQLRRDAFGKLVLTNAEGEEFVGVTPVRAFPVQAPTRGISLVRDGGKEVAWIEDMAAIPSEVALLVAEELEGREFMPEIRSIRSVSSFATPCTWSVQTDRGDTEFVLKGEEDIRRLGAFSLLIADSHGIHFLIRDMFAVDKGSRKILDRFL; via the coding sequence ATGACGATGTTTCAACCGGTCGTGCAGGCCGCCTTCCAATTGCGCCGCGACGCCTTCGGCAAGCTGGTGCTGACCAATGCCGAGGGCGAGGAATTCGTCGGCGTGACGCCGGTGCGCGCCTTTCCCGTGCAGGCGCCCACGCGCGGCATCTCGCTGGTACGCGACGGCGGCAAGGAAGTCGCCTGGATCGAGGACATGGCGGCGATCCCGTCGGAGGTCGCCCTGCTGGTGGCCGAGGAATTGGAGGGGCGCGAGTTCATGCCCGAGATCCGCTCGATCAGGAGCGTCTCCAGCTTCGCCACGCCGTGTACCTGGAGCGTGCAGACCGATCGCGGCGATACCGAGTTCGTGCTCAAGGGGGAAGAGGATATCCGCCGGCTGGGCGCGTTTTCCCTCTTGATCGCGGACAGCCACGGCATCCACTTCCTGATCCGCGACATGTTCGCGGTCGACAAGGGGAGCCGCAAGATCCTCGACCGGTTCCTTTAA
- a CDS encoding IS481 family transposase has translation MTQALHSQARTTHLIREEIRNSTLSQAELARLYNVTRQTIRKWQNRDSPEDKSHAPVKMYTTLSPEQELIVVELRKTLLLPTDDLLTITREFINPAVSRAGLGRCLRRHGVSDLRDLVEQESAAPVTKKSFKDYEPGFVHIDIKYLPQMPDETSRRYLFVAIDRATRWVYINLYADQTDSSSVDFLAKVQQACPVKIIKLLTDNGSQFTDRFTSGGKKKEPSGTHVFDRLCKQFDIEHRLIPPRHPQTNGMVERFNGRISDIVNQTRFSSAAELESTLRNYVKIYNHSIPQRALGHKTPIQALKDWREKSPELFRKRVYNQAGLGN, from the coding sequence ATGACCCAAGCACTGCACAGCCAAGCCCGCACTACCCATCTGATCCGCGAGGAAATCAGGAACTCGACGCTATCGCAAGCCGAGCTGGCCAGGCTGTACAACGTCACCCGCCAGACCATCCGGAAGTGGCAAAACCGCGATTCACCGGAAGACAAGTCTCATGCTCCGGTCAAGATGTACACCACGCTATCGCCCGAACAGGAACTCATCGTAGTAGAGCTGCGCAAGACGCTGCTGCTACCGACCGACGACCTGCTGACGATCACGCGTGAATTCATCAATCCTGCCGTCTCCCGAGCCGGTTTGGGACGCTGCCTGCGCCGGCATGGGGTCTCCGACCTGCGCGACCTGGTCGAGCAGGAAAGCGCTGCGCCGGTCACAAAAAAGTCTTTCAAAGATTACGAGCCAGGCTTCGTACATATTGATATCAAGTACCTGCCTCAGATGCCCGACGAAACATCGCGGCGCTACTTGTTCGTCGCCATTGACCGCGCCACGCGCTGGGTCTACATCAACCTGTATGCCGACCAGACCGACAGCAGCAGCGTTGATTTCCTGGCGAAAGTGCAACAGGCGTGCCCCGTCAAGATCATCAAACTATTGACCGACAACGGCAGCCAGTTCACTGATCGCTTTACCTCTGGCGGCAAGAAAAAGGAACCCAGTGGCACGCACGTGTTCGACCGGCTATGCAAGCAATTTGACATCGAGCATCGTCTCATTCCGCCTCGTCATCCGCAGACCAACGGTATGGTCGAGCGTTTCAATGGCCGCATCAGCGACATCGTCAACCAGACCCGTTTCAGTTCAGCTGCCGAACTAGAATCGACGCTGCGCAATTACGTCAAGATTTACAACCACAGCATTCCGCAACGAGCGCTCGGCCATAAAACGCCTATTCAGGCGCTCAAGGATTGGCGAGAAAAATCTCCTGAATTATTTAGAAAACGCGTGTATAACCAGGCGGGTCTTGGCAATTAA